A part of Gadus morhua chromosome 17, gadMor3.0, whole genome shotgun sequence genomic DNA contains:
- the cited1 gene encoding cbp/p300-interacting transactivator 1 — translation MTSLLYPGPAHVMKDISSSSSSSSPITSLLHYPSSKTAAVPFSPSLSSSSSSTSTSPMPMLSSSTTPLSKPHSFSLQTGPHLIASMQLQKLNSHYQNLVGSVGGVGGGVGPVAQRGFPPGAGTSLLNSSTSSSSSVLVGGGGGTGTAVGFGLGPPGSGTAAGGGGGIDFEAVDEEVLMSLVVELGLDRANELPELWLGQNEFDFMADVPAGC, via the coding sequence ATGACATCACTGTTGtaccctggccccgcccacgtCATGAAggacatctcctcctcctcatcatcatcctcgccGATCACCTCCTTACTCCACTACCCCTCCTCCAAGACCGCTGCCGTGCccttctccccatccctctcctcctcctcctcctccacttccacgTCCCCAATGCCgatgctctcctcctccacgaCTCCCCTCTCCAAGCCCCACTCCTTCAGCCTGCAGACAGGACCCCACCTCATCGCCAGCATGCAGCTCCAGAAGCTCAACTCCCACTACCAGAACCTGGTGGGCTCCGTGGGAGGGGTCGGAGGAGGAGTGGGACCCGTTGCTCAGAGGGGGTTCCCCCCCGGCGCCGGGACCTCACTCCTTaattcctccacctcctcttcctcctctgtgctggtcggaggcggcggcggtacCGGGACGGCTGTTGGCTTCGGGCTTGGACCCCCGGGCTCGGGCACGGCGGCCGGCGGTGGCGGGGGGATCGACTTTGAGGCGGTAGACGAGGAGGTGCTGATGTcgctggtggtggagttgggTCTGGACCGGGCCAACGAGCTCCCCGAGCTGTGGCTGGGCCAGAACGAGTTCGACTTCATGGCCGACGTGCCAGCCGGCTGCTGa